In the genome of Vulpes lagopus strain Blue_001 chromosome 9, ASM1834538v1, whole genome shotgun sequence, the window TACCCGAAGATATGAATAAGGCTTAGCGGGACTGTGGACTTTCGCCTTTTTCAATGCCCAAATAATCTATAACAGAGATGGTGTGGGAGTTTTTCTTCTTGTGTAAGAGAAGCtctgctacctttttttttttatcttttaagattttatttgttcatgagggatgcacagagagagaggcagagactaggagaagtgggctccccgtggggagcctgacttgatcccaggaccccaggaccacgctctgagctgaaggcagatgctaaaccactgagccacccaggtgcccactctGCTACCTTAAATAAATTCACACAGAACCTAAAAGTAATGATGAAGTACTTACCAGGATAATTTTAACTCCTCCATATTTTCTGTTTGGAAGAGTTCTTTACAGAGGCAAAAGTTAACCAAATGGATAGCTGTCAAAAGAACCATAACCTATAAAtactatactgtttttttttttaattttcactaaaGTTGCTCTTTATTCTCCCAGGAAAAACTTTAGTTCTACAAGGACAAAGatcttgtctgttttcttcatgTATCTGTCCGAAGCACCTAGGATAGTGTCTGGTATATAGtggatgctcagtaaacattCGTTGAAAGATCAGGAAAAAGGTATCATTAAACTCCTGCCCTCCTTTAGAagtctgcaaaaataaataaataataataaagtaaataaaagcaaacacacTCTGATTTATTTGAAAGCCACGCAAAAAAGGAGATGTCCCAAGCATTGTATTTATGAGGGCAGCCTCTGGTAAATTAGTCCTGCGTTTAAATTTGGACTGTATGAACCTAAATGaatcacttaatttctctgttttgcctcaatttcctccttcTGTACAGTGGGTATGCTCGCTACCTCATGGTATTGTTATGATGATTAAACGGGGTACTGTAAGGAGCTTACAGAAGCTGCCGACCTGAGTAAGCCCCCACTCACCGCACGTTGGGTGTCTTTACCGAAGCGTGAAATGTGGCTGCGAGAGGCCCTGAGGCCCGTGGAGTAAACGACCGCGGGGGGTCCCACAGCCGTTGGACCAGGTCAGGACCGAACCGCGTCGTTTCAAGCCAGGTTATGCAGAAGTGTCCCCACTATACCAAGCTGCCTGCTCATCTCTTGGCAGATACTCTCTAAAACTTCTTACAAGGAGAAAaacattatatgtatgtgtgtgtcatgtGCTCCACACTCCCTTGCAAAGACCCTGACAAATGCAGGATTCCCAGGTGCTTGCTGGAAGTCCTGAAGCCCCCGACGCACGCGCCCCACGGAGCGGTCCCTGGACTCCCCCAGCCCGGCGGGACCACACTTGAGTTCTGGAGCGTCGGTGAGCGCACAGGCCGGGGAAACGCGCGTCCGCGCAGCCCCGTCGAGGTGTCCTCGGGATGAGCAGCGCACTCAGAGTCCCAGGGAGCCTCCCTTCCTCCGGTCTCGCCTCCCTCGGCTCGCAGCGTTCCCCGCAGCTGGTGCTGGCAGCCGCGAGCCGCTCGCtcgcgcgggcgggggcggccgagGGGCCGGAGCCGGAGGCGGGGGAgacgaggcgaggcgaggcgaggcgggGCGAGGCGAGGAGAGGCGAGGCGAGGAGAGGCAGCCAGCGCCGGCGCCGGGCTCCGCGCGCCGCAGTCTCGCTCCGGGACCGGTCCAGGGGAGCTCACGTGCACGGCGGGAGGACCGCGGGGAGGCCGGGCGCGGCGCGGCTGTGCCCGGGGCCGCAGGTGAGTGCCCGCGCGGGGCCAACAGGTGGGCGGGGGCGCGGCCCCCCCGGGCAGggccccggccgccccctccgcggccgTCGTCCCCATTGGAAGTCCTGCCCCGGCCCACGCCCGTTCCCTCCTCGCCGtttcctgccttcccctcccctgacGGGAGAGCGCGGCCGTGTGCGGGGAACGAGCCTGCACCGCCCGCTCGTCCCGGCAGAAGCGGCTCCCCGAGGGCCGCCAGGGGCGCGGCCGCGGGGGCCCCGCGTTCTTAGCGGCTCCCCGGGGGGACTTCCGCTCAGTCGTCGCCCTCATCCTTGCTCCTCAACCCGGAGGCCAGagccacagggagagagaagacagCGTGAGTGACGGCCCGACCGGAGTGAGGATGAATGGGAGCCGAGGAGCGGCCGCCCCCCCGCGCGCtcgcgccccccgcggccccccccgcGGAGGCCTCtgaagccgccgccgccgccgccgccgccgccgccgccgccgagaaGCGCGACGGGCGAGCTCGGACCCCCGGTCGGAAGGAGCGCGCGCCCGGCCGCCACGCCCCCCGCTCTCCGGACGCCTCGCCGGGGTCGCCCGAGAGTCACCGCGTCCTCCCCCCGGCCCACACCGCCCTCGTCCCCCGCCCGCGCCGGCCCCAGGCGGCTGATCCGCGGCCGCAACCTCGCGGGGCCGGGGCGTGAGTCGGGCCAGGGCTGCCCCGGCCGAGCCCGCGAGGGAGGGAGCCTCGCCccgcgcgcgccccccgcccccggcccggcctcgGCGCTCGGGCCCCGGGGCGCCGCTCGCGCGCTCGCCGCGCCCTAGCGGCGGGAGGCGGAAGAGCgcagggggcggggagccgggagcGCGGGCGGAGGGCGCCCCCTCGGCAGCCAGGGCACCCCCGGCCGCCCGCGGGGGCCGCGCCGCCGCCGTCGCCCGGCCGAGGCCTCCGGCGCGCCCCCGACCCTGTGGCGCCCGCGGGCAGCGGCGGCGGGGATGGAGCTGCCTCCCCGAGGGCGGGCGCCGCCGGACTCGCCGCTGGACAGCTGCTCCCTGACCTCGCTGGAGTCCAGCGTCTTCTGCAGCGAGGGCGAA includes:
- the LOC121498576 gene encoding 60S ribosomal protein L22-like, translating into MGAEERPPPRALAPPAAPPAEASEAAAAAAAAAAAAEKRDGRARTPGRKERAPGRHAPRSPDASPGSPESHRVLPPAHTALVPRPRRPQAADPRPQPRGAGA